A section of the Rhizobium sp. Pop5 genome encodes:
- a CDS encoding branched-chain amino acid ABC transporter permease — protein sequence MAYLLQQLANAVPLAALYAALAFGYAVAFGVTKRADITYGAIFAFSGQILLLFTELAYVRFWLVLPAALAVGACASIVYSLGAGIWIGRSIMMPLVKKSPNTVIVAALGMMIVLMETARLAADTRAIWLPPFLNDVVVFWSDGPFKVTLTHIQLIDTALMCAIVAIGALILRRTAWGRIWRAVTDDPLAAELCGTSSNRVFLVAYAAASLVATICGILATFYYGSMDFGAGLMFGLKVLLIAAVGGYSDPLRSAGGAAGLAVVETLWGAYGPFIWRDLVIFSLLVLLLVMSRRERVVL from the coding sequence ATGGCCTATCTCTTGCAGCAGCTGGCGAATGCTGTTCCGCTCGCCGCTCTCTATGCCGCGCTCGCCTTCGGCTATGCGGTGGCCTTCGGCGTGACGAAACGAGCCGACATCACCTATGGGGCGATCTTCGCTTTCTCCGGCCAGATCCTGCTGCTCTTTACCGAACTCGCCTATGTCAGGTTCTGGCTGGTGTTGCCGGCGGCTCTCGCCGTCGGCGCCTGCGCCTCGATCGTTTATTCGCTGGGGGCGGGCATATGGATCGGCCGCTCGATCATGATGCCGCTGGTCAAGAAGTCACCGAACACGGTCATCGTCGCCGCCCTCGGCATGATGATCGTGCTGATGGAGACGGCGCGCCTTGCCGCCGATACCCGGGCCATCTGGCTGCCGCCGTTCCTGAACGACGTAGTGGTCTTCTGGAGCGACGGCCCGTTCAAGGTGACACTCACCCATATCCAGCTGATCGATACGGCGCTGATGTGCGCCATCGTCGCGATCGGCGCGCTGATCCTGAGGCGCACGGCCTGGGGCCGCATCTGGCGCGCCGTCACCGATGATCCGCTCGCCGCCGAGCTCTGCGGCACCAGTTCCAATCGCGTCTTTCTCGTCGCTTATGCGGCAGCTAGCCTCGTCGCCACGATCTGCGGCATCCTCGCGACCTTCTATTACGGCTCGATGGATTTCGGCGCCGGCCTGATGTTCGGGCTGAAGGTGCTGCTGATCGCCGCTGTCGGCGGCTATTCCGATCCGCTGCGTTCGGCGGGTGGCGCCGCCGGCCTTGCCGTCGTCGAAACGCTGTGGGGCGCCTACGGACCCTTCATATGGCGGGATCTCGTTATCTTCTCGCTGCTCGTGCTACTGCTGGTCATGAGCCGCCGTGAGCGTGTGGTTCTTTAG
- a CDS encoding SDR family oxidoreductase, with protein MNHKRLRSALVTGAAKRIGRAIAEDLAANGFSVAIHANGSLGEAEELVTELRRNGYRAVALQADLTDIGETTELVAKASEALGPLDLLVNNASVFQHDSARNFNAATWALHFDLHVRAPSILAAAFAQQMPPEAAGLIVNIIDQRVWALRPSFYSYTLSKSALWTATQTLAQALAPHIRVNAIGPGPSIPSERQAQEDFQAQVSALILQRGPALEEFGQTIRFLYDTPSITGQMIALDGGQHLAWQTPDVAEITE; from the coding sequence TTGAACCACAAAAGACTTCGCTCGGCTCTCGTAACGGGGGCTGCCAAAAGAATAGGCCGGGCAATCGCCGAAGACCTTGCTGCAAATGGCTTTTCCGTCGCGATCCATGCGAACGGCTCCCTTGGCGAAGCCGAGGAACTGGTGACGGAATTGCGGCGAAACGGATATCGGGCGGTCGCGTTGCAGGCCGACCTTACCGATATCGGCGAAACTACGGAGCTGGTCGCGAAGGCCTCTGAAGCGCTCGGGCCGCTCGATCTGCTCGTCAACAATGCGTCGGTCTTCCAGCATGATTCCGCGCGTAATTTCAACGCCGCCACATGGGCGCTGCACTTCGACCTGCATGTGCGTGCACCTTCCATTCTTGCGGCAGCCTTCGCGCAGCAGATGCCCCCTGAGGCAGCAGGGTTGATCGTCAACATCATCGATCAGCGGGTCTGGGCGCTGAGGCCCAGCTTCTATTCCTATACGCTCTCCAAGTCCGCGCTGTGGACGGCGACGCAAACGCTTGCCCAGGCATTGGCGCCGCACATCCGCGTCAATGCCATCGGACCCGGCCCCTCGATCCCGAGCGAGCGGCAGGCGCAGGAGGACTTCCAAGCGCAGGTTTCAGCCCTTATCTTGCAGCGAGGGCCGGCACTGGAGGAATTCGGACAAACGATTCGCTTCCTTTACGACACGCCCTCGATCACCGGCCAGATGATTGCCCTCGATGGCGGCCAGCACCTTGCCTGGCAAACGCCCGATGTGGCGGAGATTACGGAATGA
- a CDS encoding ABC-F family ATP-binding cassette domain-containing protein: MITITDISARIAGRLLLDYASVSLPSGTKAGLVGRNGAGKSTLFRVITGDLSAESGSVSIPKGARIGQVAQEAPGTEDSLIEIVLAADKERAALLSEAETASDPHRIAEIQMRLVDIDAHSAEARAASILAGLGFDQAAQARPASSFSGGWRMRVALAAVLFAEPDLLLLDEPTNYLDLEGTMWLEDYIRRYPHTVIIISHDRDLLNNAVNSIVHLDQKKLTFYRGNYDQFERQKAEADELQTKAKAKNEAARKHLQSFIDRFKAKASKARQAQSRVKALERMGTVAAVIEDHVQPITFPEPEKQPASPIVVIQGGAVGYQPGKPILKNLSLRIDNDDRIALLGSNGNGKSTFAKFISGRLAPESGEVKLAPGLKIGFFAQHQLDDLIPEQSAVEHVRRLMPAEPEAKVRARVAQMGLATEKMATAAKDLSGGEKARLLMGLAAFHAPNLLILDEPTNHLDIDSRRALIEALNDYDGAVILISHDRHLIEATVDRLWLVNGGTVTTFEGDMNEYRDLIVSSGRKKDEKPQAADDTTSKADQRKLNAEKRASLTPLRKKINEIESLTAKLEKQIQVLDTELADPVLYEKTPAKAAEKAKQRGEAAAKLAAAEEDWLMLSAEYEEAMAG, from the coding sequence ATGATCACGATTACCGACATCTCCGCCCGCATCGCCGGGCGCCTGCTTCTCGACTATGCCAGCGTCTCGCTGCCTTCGGGCACGAAGGCGGGGCTCGTCGGGCGCAACGGCGCCGGTAAGTCGACGCTGTTTCGCGTCATAACAGGCGATCTCAGCGCGGAGAGCGGATCGGTGTCGATCCCGAAGGGCGCGCGCATCGGCCAGGTGGCACAGGAAGCGCCGGGGACCGAGGATTCCCTGATCGAGATCGTGCTTGCTGCGGACAAGGAGCGCGCTGCGCTGCTCTCCGAAGCAGAAACCGCAAGCGATCCGCACCGCATCGCCGAAATCCAGATGCGCCTCGTCGATATCGACGCACATTCGGCCGAAGCACGCGCGGCAAGCATTCTCGCCGGCCTCGGCTTTGACCAGGCGGCGCAAGCCCGCCCCGCCTCCTCCTTCTCGGGCGGCTGGCGCATGCGCGTCGCCCTTGCTGCCGTGTTGTTTGCCGAACCAGACCTGCTTCTGCTCGACGAGCCGACCAACTATCTCGACCTCGAAGGCACGATGTGGCTGGAGGATTATATCCGCCGCTATCCGCATACGGTCATCATCATCAGCCACGACCGCGATCTGTTGAACAACGCGGTCAATTCCATCGTCCATCTCGACCAGAAGAAGCTCACCTTCTACCGCGGCAATTACGACCAGTTCGAGCGGCAGAAGGCTGAAGCCGACGAGCTGCAGACGAAGGCCAAGGCGAAGAACGAGGCGGCGCGCAAACATCTGCAGAGCTTCATCGATCGCTTCAAGGCCAAGGCTTCCAAGGCAAGGCAGGCTCAGTCCCGCGTCAAGGCACTGGAGCGCATGGGAACGGTCGCGGCTGTCATCGAGGACCACGTGCAGCCGATCACCTTCCCCGAGCCGGAGAAGCAGCCGGCCTCGCCGATCGTCGTAATCCAGGGCGGCGCCGTCGGCTATCAGCCCGGCAAGCCGATCCTGAAGAACCTCAGCCTGCGCATCGACAATGACGACCGCATCGCCCTGCTCGGCTCGAACGGCAACGGCAAGTCGACCTTCGCCAAATTCATTTCCGGCCGGCTTGCGCCGGAGAGCGGTGAGGTCAAGCTCGCTCCGGGCCTGAAGATCGGCTTTTTCGCCCAGCACCAGCTCGACGACCTCATTCCCGAACAGTCGGCGGTGGAGCATGTGCGCCGGCTGATGCCCGCCGAGCCGGAGGCCAAGGTGCGTGCCCGCGTCGCGCAGATGGGGCTGGCGACCGAGAAGATGGCAACGGCCGCCAAGGATCTTTCCGGCGGCGAAAAGGCCCGCCTGCTGATGGGGCTCGCCGCCTTCCATGCGCCGAACCTGCTCATCCTCGACGAACCGACCAACCATCTCGACATCGACAGCCGCAGGGCGCTGATCGAGGCGCTGAACGATTACGACGGCGCCGTCATTCTGATCTCGCACGATCGCCATCTGATCGAGGCGACGGTCGACCGCCTCTGGCTCGTCAACGGCGGCACCGTCACCACCTTCGAAGGCGACATGAACGAATATCGCGACCTGATCGTCAGCTCCGGCAGAAAGAAAGACGAGAAGCCGCAAGCCGCCGACGACACGACCTCGAAGGCCGACCAGCGCAAGCTCAATGCGGAAAAACGCGCTTCGCTGACGCCGCTCAGGAAAAAGATCAATGAAATCGAATCCTTGACGGCAAAGCTGGAGAAACAGATTCAGGTGCTTGATACGGAACTTGCAGATCCGGTTCTCTATGAAAAGACGCCAGCCAAGGCGGCGGAGAAGGCAAAGCAGCGCGGCGAGGCCGCGGCAAAACTCGCCGCCGCCGAGGAAGATTGGCTGATGCTGTCGGCCGAATACGAAGAAGCAATGGCAGGATAG
- a CDS encoding molybdenum cofactor biosynthesis protein MoaE: MTITPTIRVQREDFDLQAEVDLLSKGKPGIGAIVTFTGLCRDEGGTLAALELEHYPGMAEAEMTRIGELAIERFGLLGLTAIHRYGKIAAGDNIVLVIAAAPHRQAAFDGANFVMDFLKTAAPFWKKEHGKDGAAGDWVAARDADDAARDKWK, from the coding sequence ATGACCATCACCCCCACCATTCGCGTCCAGCGCGAAGACTTCGACCTGCAGGCCGAGGTCGACCTGCTCTCCAAGGGCAAGCCCGGCATCGGCGCCATCGTCACCTTCACCGGCCTCTGCCGCGATGAGGGTGGCACGCTTGCAGCCCTCGAACTCGAGCATTATCCCGGCATGGCCGAAGCCGAGATGACCCGTATCGGCGAACTCGCCATCGAGCGCTTTGGCCTTCTCGGTCTGACCGCCATCCATCGCTACGGGAAGATCGCAGCCGGCGACAACATCGTGCTCGTCATCGCGGCCGCGCCGCACCGGCAGGCGGCGTTCGATGGCGCCAATTTCGTCATGGATTTCCTGAAGACTGCGGCTCCCTTCTGGAAGAAGGAGCACGGCAAGGACGGCGCCGCCGGCGACTGGGTCGCGGCGAGAGACGCCGACGACGCGGCGCGCGACAAATGGAAGTAA
- the moaD gene encoding molybdopterin converting factor subunit 1: MTRLVYFAWVRERIGKGEEEIDLPSSVITVADLLNHLKTLGEEYETALQYPEVIRVALDMEHVEHDEPIGAAREIGIFPPMTGG; the protein is encoded by the coding sequence ATGACGCGGCTTGTCTATTTCGCATGGGTGCGAGAGCGCATCGGCAAGGGCGAGGAGGAGATCGACCTCCCCTCCTCCGTCATCACCGTCGCCGATCTCCTGAATCATTTGAAGACGCTGGGCGAAGAATATGAGACGGCGCTTCAATATCCCGAGGTGATCCGCGTAGCGCTCGACATGGAGCATGTCGAGCATGACGAGCCGATTGGCGCTGCACGGGAGATCGGGATATTTCCGCCGATGACGGGGGGATGA
- a CDS encoding DinB family protein: MLRHYRMFAAYNRWANARVYAAAAELSDAEFRSDHGAFFGSLHRTLNHLLVADRIWMKRFTGTGEAPATLDAVLYEELDMLAAARRTEDERIIAWTGLLDETTLAGNFTYVAVTQPIEITQPLSGALAHLFNHQTHHRGQCHMTLTALGKPSLQLDLIYFLRSEGREWM; the protein is encoded by the coding sequence ATGCTCAGACATTACAGGATGTTCGCAGCCTATAACCGCTGGGCCAACGCCCGGGTCTATGCGGCCGCTGCCGAACTCAGCGACGCGGAATTCCGCAGCGACCATGGCGCCTTCTTCGGCTCGCTGCATCGCACGCTCAATCATCTGCTCGTCGCCGACCGCATATGGATGAAGCGCTTCACCGGTACCGGCGAAGCGCCGGCGACGCTCGATGCCGTTCTCTATGAAGAGTTGGATATGCTTGCCGCGGCGCGCAGAACCGAGGACGAGCGTATCATCGCCTGGACGGGCCTGCTCGACGAGACAACCCTTGCCGGAAACTTCACCTACGTGGCGGTGACACAGCCGATCGAGATCACCCAGCCGCTGTCAGGCGCGCTCGCGCATCTCTTCAACCATCAGACCCACCATCGCGGCCAGTGCCATATGACGCTGACGGCGCTCGGCAAGCCGAGCCTCCAGCTGGATCTCATCTACTTCCTGCGCAGCGAGGGCCGCGAGTGGATGTGA
- the uvrC gene encoding excinuclease ABC subunit UvrC: MNGRKLPDGGVLYDDTDESEDDIEVEGDVSVSPPAAVVDWNAGSLNETGLVGAELIGEFVKRLPNSPGVYRMFNAEGDVLYVGKARSLKKRVGNYAVGRVHSNRIAQMVRQTANMEFVTTRTETEALLLEANLIKRLRPRFNVLLRDDKSFPYILITGDHRAPAIFKHRGARARKGDYFGPFASAGAVGRTINSLQRAFLIRTCTDSVFETRTRPCLLYQIKRCSGPCTHEVSDEGYGELVQEAKDFLSGKSQKVKAHMAEAMNQAAEDLDFERAAIYRDRLAALSHVQSHQGINPAGVEEADVFAIHHEGGVSCIQVFFFRTGQNWGNRAYFPKADPQLSSAEVLNAFLAQFYDDKPVPKQIMLSETVEELELLAAALSEKAGHKVSILVPQRGEKRDLVEHVVGNAREAHGRKLAETASQSRLLEGFKETFGLAYAPQRIEIYDNSHIMGTNAVGGMVVAGPEGFVKNQYRKFNIKSTDITPGDDFGMMKEVMTRRFSRLIKEEGIPDRTAQPAASDAADMPFPAWPDVILIDGGQGQMTAVRAILAELGITDSVTAIGIAKGVDRDAGRERFFPPGRESFTLPPRDPVLYFIQRMRDEAHRFAIGSHRARRKKEMVKNPLDEIGGIGPSRKRALLQHFGTAKAVSRAALSDLMTVEGISEAVARQVYNHFHDDAAK; encoded by the coding sequence ATGAACGGACGAAAGCTGCCGGATGGCGGCGTTCTCTACGACGATACGGATGAGAGCGAAGACGATATCGAGGTGGAAGGCGACGTTTCCGTCTCGCCCCCTGCGGCTGTGGTCGACTGGAACGCGGGCAGTCTCAACGAGACCGGGCTCGTCGGCGCCGAACTGATCGGCGAATTCGTCAAGCGGCTGCCGAACAGCCCCGGCGTCTACCGCATGTTCAATGCCGAGGGCGACGTGCTCTATGTCGGCAAGGCGCGCAGCCTGAAGAAGCGCGTCGGCAATTACGCCGTCGGCCGCGTGCATTCCAACCGCATCGCCCAGATGGTGCGCCAGACGGCGAACATGGAATTCGTGACGACTCGCACGGAAACCGAGGCGCTGCTTCTGGAAGCGAATCTGATCAAGCGCTTACGGCCGCGCTTTAACGTGCTGCTGCGCGACGACAAATCGTTTCCCTATATCCTCATTACTGGGGATCACCGGGCGCCCGCCATTTTCAAGCATCGCGGTGCTAGGGCGCGAAAGGGCGATTATTTCGGACCATTCGCTTCGGCCGGCGCGGTCGGGCGCACGATCAATTCACTGCAGCGCGCCTTTCTGATCCGCACCTGCACTGACAGCGTCTTCGAAACGCGCACCCGCCCCTGCCTGCTTTACCAGATCAAGCGTTGTTCCGGGCCTTGCACGCACGAGGTCAGCGACGAGGGTTACGGCGAACTGGTTCAGGAGGCGAAGGACTTCCTGTCCGGCAAGAGCCAGAAGGTGAAGGCGCATATGGCCGAAGCCATGAACCAGGCGGCAGAGGATCTCGATTTCGAACGGGCAGCGATCTATCGTGATCGCCTGGCGGCACTTTCCCACGTCCAGAGCCACCAGGGCATCAATCCGGCCGGCGTCGAGGAGGCTGACGTTTTCGCCATCCATCACGAAGGCGGCGTCTCCTGCATCCAGGTCTTCTTCTTCCGCACGGGTCAGAACTGGGGCAACCGCGCCTATTTCCCGAAGGCCGACCCGCAACTATCAAGCGCCGAAGTGTTGAATGCCTTCCTCGCGCAGTTCTACGACGACAAGCCCGTGCCGAAGCAGATCATGCTGTCGGAGACGGTCGAGGAGCTGGAACTGCTCGCCGCAGCGCTCAGCGAAAAGGCCGGCCACAAGGTTTCCATCCTCGTACCGCAGCGCGGCGAGAAGCGCGATCTCGTCGAGCACGTCGTCGGCAATGCGCGCGAAGCGCATGGACGAAAGCTTGCCGAGACGGCGTCGCAGTCACGTCTGCTCGAAGGCTTCAAGGAAACCTTCGGACTTGCCTATGCGCCGCAGCGCATCGAGATCTACGACAACTCTCATATCATGGGCACCAATGCCGTCGGCGGCATGGTGGTGGCGGGGCCGGAAGGCTTCGTGAAAAACCAGTACCGAAAGTTCAACATCAAATCGACCGACATCACGCCCGGCGACGACTTCGGCATGATGAAGGAAGTCATGACGCGGCGGTTCTCGCGACTGATCAAGGAGGAAGGCATTCCCGACCGGACGGCGCAGCCCGCCGCTTCCGACGCAGCCGACATGCCCTTCCCCGCCTGGCCCGACGTCATCCTCATCGACGGCGGCCAGGGGCAGATGACCGCGGTGCGCGCGATCCTCGCCGAGCTCGGCATCACCGACAGCGTGACCGCGATCGGCATCGCAAAGGGCGTGGACCGCGATGCCGGGCGCGAGCGCTTCTTCCCGCCGGGACGCGAGAGCTTCACGCTGCCGCCGCGCGATCCGGTGCTCTACTTCATCCAGCGCATGCGCGACGAGGCGCACCGTTTCGCGATCGGCTCGCACCGGGCGCGGCGAAAGAAGGAAATGGTCAAGAACCCGCTCGATGAGATCGGCGGCATCGGCCCATCACGCAAACGCGCGCTGCTCCAGCATTTCGGCACGGCGAAGGCGGTTTCGCGTGCCGCCCTGTCCGACCTGATGACGGTGGAAGGCATATCGGAAGCCGTCGCCAGGCAGGTCTATAACCATTTCCACGACGACGCCGCGAAATAA
- a CDS encoding glutathione S-transferase family protein, with the protein MTRALYSLCGADERRFFSPHCWKAVMALAHKGLDFEEIPTTYARIRAIGGGVSPTVPVLDDNGRLISDSFAIALYLEEAYPERQSLFNGEGGKALSRMVEGYSQMIIHPAIMRIALLDVHAILDEGDKAYFRESREIRLGKPLEVFAADSEAEKAAFGAKLKPLRHMLKFQPFIGGQTPLFADYIVFGALQWLRVSAGLAMLAADDPVIAWFERCLDLHQSRGRTVTAA; encoded by the coding sequence ATGACCAGAGCCCTCTATTCCCTATGCGGCGCAGACGAGCGGCGCTTCTTTTCACCGCATTGCTGGAAGGCCGTGATGGCGCTGGCGCATAAGGGACTCGATTTCGAGGAGATTCCGACCACCTACGCCCGCATCCGAGCGATCGGCGGCGGCGTCTCCCCGACCGTGCCCGTCCTCGACGACAATGGCCGGCTGATCTCCGACAGTTTCGCGATCGCCCTCTATCTGGAGGAGGCCTATCCCGAGCGGCAGTCATTGTTCAACGGCGAGGGCGGCAAGGCGCTGTCGCGCATGGTGGAAGGTTATTCGCAGATGATCATCCACCCGGCGATCATGCGGATCGCCCTTCTCGACGTCCATGCGATCCTCGACGAGGGAGACAAGGCTTACTTCCGCGAAAGCCGTGAGATCCGCCTCGGCAAGCCGCTGGAGGTCTTTGCCGCCGACAGCGAGGCGGAGAAGGCTGCCTTCGGCGCCAAGCTGAAGCCGCTCCGGCATATGCTGAAGTTTCAGCCCTTCATCGGCGGGCAGACACCGCTCTTTGCCGACTACATCGTCTTCGGCGCGCTGCAGTGGCTGCGGGTGTCCGCGGGCCTCGCCATGCTGGCTGCCGACGATCCCGTCATCGCCTGGTTCGAACGCTGCCTCGATCTTCACCAAAGCCGCGGCCGGACTGTGACAGCGGCGTGA
- a CDS encoding GGDEF domain-containing protein: MPNASANALVPNEAARRAAMTDIQKIAQHMARLNVAALPRNYELFHEAIIGLNPGLAQDIAALGPQPQQAMLDELGLKYRLVGHCGLAGETSRNEASRMLRDVAERLAEGLKHKNAFARACGTILKSVSGHEDQSLAAFISEVDYLTASLATVLSAEMEISAKLQEDIKTLETLERGFSAMQAAGVTDKLTGLPNRIALNQTVADLYEREEGAAGSALIMVDIDNFTELNGKYGTQAGNKLLKKLAGLFRKCIKKNDFVARTEGDEFALLFSNVGMQDAIAIAERLRASVEDNLVFATSDGADPGRLTISAGVALSADAATPGQLQANARVALLAAQSNPRQPVQAFGR; this comes from the coding sequence ATGCCGAATGCAAGCGCAAACGCACTGGTACCGAACGAGGCCGCACGCCGGGCTGCGATGACGGATATCCAGAAGATCGCCCAGCACATGGCGCGGTTGAACGTTGCCGCACTGCCACGCAACTACGAACTCTTCCACGAAGCAATCATCGGGCTCAATCCGGGCCTTGCCCAGGATATCGCCGCGCTTGGACCTCAGCCGCAACAGGCGATGCTCGACGAACTCGGGCTGAAATACCGCCTCGTCGGCCATTGTGGACTGGCGGGTGAGACATCAAGGAACGAGGCGAGCCGGATGTTGCGCGATGTTGCGGAGAGACTTGCTGAAGGTCTCAAGCACAAGAACGCCTTTGCACGCGCCTGCGGCACGATCCTGAAATCCGTCTCCGGACATGAAGACCAGAGCCTTGCCGCCTTCATCAGTGAGGTCGATTATCTCACGGCTTCGCTCGCAACCGTCCTTTCGGCGGAGATGGAAATCAGCGCTAAACTGCAGGAAGACATCAAGACGCTGGAAACGCTGGAGCGCGGTTTTTCGGCCATGCAAGCGGCTGGTGTCACCGACAAGCTCACCGGACTTCCGAACCGCATCGCGCTGAACCAGACGGTGGCCGATCTCTACGAGCGCGAAGAAGGTGCGGCCGGCAGCGCGCTGATCATGGTCGATATCGACAATTTCACCGAACTCAACGGCAAATACGGTACACAGGCCGGCAACAAACTCCTGAAGAAACTCGCCGGTCTCTTCCGCAAATGCATCAAGAAGAACGACTTCGTTGCCCGTACCGAGGGCGACGAATTCGCGCTGTTGTTTTCCAACGTCGGCATGCAGGATGCGATTGCGATCGCCGAGCGCCTGCGCGCGTCCGTCGAGGACAATCTGGTCTTTGCGACTTCGGACGGTGCCGATCCCGGCAGGTTGACTATTTCGGCCGGCGTGGCGCTCAGCGCCGACGCGGCAACACCGGGACAATTGCAGGCCAACGCCCGCGTGGCGCTTCTCGCCGCTCAGTCCAATCCTCGCCAGCCGGTGCAGGCTTTCGGCCGCTGA
- the ndk gene encoding nucleoside-diphosphate kinase produces MAIERTFSMIKPDATKRNLTGAITKMLEDAGLRVVASKRVWMSRREAEGFYAVHKDRPFFGELVEGMTSGPTVVQVLEGEGAILKNREIMGATNPANADEGTIRKVHALSIGENSVHGSDAPETAAQEIKYWFSDTEIVG; encoded by the coding sequence ATGGCGATTGAACGCACCTTCTCGATGATCAAGCCGGATGCAACCAAGCGCAACCTGACGGGCGCCATCACCAAGATGCTCGAAGATGCCGGCCTGCGCGTCGTCGCCTCCAAGCGCGTCTGGATGAGCCGTCGCGAAGCCGAAGGCTTCTACGCCGTTCACAAGGACCGTCCCTTCTTTGGCGAACTCGTCGAAGGCATGACCTCCGGCCCGACCGTCGTCCAGGTTCTGGAAGGCGAAGGCGCCATCCTCAAGAACCGCGAGATCATGGGCGCGACCAACCCGGCAAACGCTGACGAAGGCACGATCCGCAAGGTTCACGCTCTGTCGATCGGCGAAAATTCCGTTCACGGCTCGGATGCTCCTGAAACGGCTGCCCAGGAAATCAAGTACTGGTTCTCCGACACCGAAATCGTCGGCTGA
- the pgsA gene encoding CDP-diacylglycerol--glycerol-3-phosphate 3-phosphatidyltransferase, translating into MASRAYSIPNLLTYGRILAVPLIVLCFFVEGRLSISNTARWVALWIFIIASITDFLDGYLARIWNQTSNIGRMLDPIADKLLVASILLLVAADQTIAGWSIWAAIIILCREILVSGLREYLAALKVSVPVTRIAKWKTTLQLVAIAFLLAGPAGDEIFPYTTQTGIALLWIAALLTIYTGYDYFRAGLKHIVDDEE; encoded by the coding sequence ATGGCATCGCGTGCGTACAGCATTCCCAACCTTCTGACCTACGGCCGCATCCTCGCCGTGCCGCTGATCGTTCTCTGCTTCTTCGTCGAGGGCAGGCTGTCGATCAGCAATACGGCGCGCTGGGTGGCGCTGTGGATCTTCATCATCGCCTCGATCACCGATTTCCTCGACGGCTATCTCGCGCGCATCTGGAACCAGACCTCGAATATCGGCCGCATGCTCGATCCGATTGCCGACAAGCTGCTGGTCGCCTCGATCCTGCTGCTTGTTGCGGCCGATCAGACCATCGCCGGCTGGTCGATCTGGGCGGCGATCATCATTCTCTGCCGCGAAATCCTGGTTTCGGGCCTGCGCGAATATCTGGCGGCGCTGAAGGTCAGCGTGCCGGTGACGCGGATCGCTAAGTGGAAGACGACGCTACAACTCGTCGCCATCGCCTTCCTGCTTGCCGGCCCCGCTGGTGACGAGATTTTCCCCTATACGACGCAGACCGGCATCGCGCTCCTGTGGATCGCGGCACTGCTGACCATCTATACCGGCTACGATTATTTCCGCGCCGGGCTGAAACATATCGTGGATGACGAAGAATGA
- a CDS encoding CGNR zinc finger domain-containing protein: MSFSWTPHRFAGGALALDVANSVVLRHDAKRRIDRFAVRDQMRSFPSAAAEFCAERALFGNVAPVAAEHEVDFIALREAIDLYFRKRILDGGDDRLLAGLLEALATTLRHASPGSLAAATAHSVLRLIAMPDPERMKICGNCGWLFIDRSKNRSRAWCDMAICGNRAKANRHYRRKKEETP; this comes from the coding sequence ATGAGCTTTTCTTGGACCCCTCACCGCTTTGCGGGTGGCGCGCTGGCGCTCGATGTCGCCAACAGCGTCGTTCTGCGCCACGACGCCAAGCGGCGGATCGACCGTTTCGCGGTCCGGGACCAGATGCGCAGCTTTCCCAGCGCCGCCGCCGAATTCTGCGCCGAACGCGCCCTCTTCGGCAATGTCGCGCCGGTAGCCGCCGAACATGAGGTAGATTTTATCGCCCTGCGAGAAGCAATCGACCTCTATTTCCGCAAGCGTATACTTGATGGCGGCGACGACCGATTGCTGGCCGGATTGCTAGAGGCACTGGCGACGACGTTGCGTCATGCAAGCCCCGGCAGCCTGGCCGCGGCGACGGCCCATTCGGTGCTCCGGCTGATCGCTATGCCTGATCCGGAGCGCATGAAGATCTGCGGCAATTGCGGCTGGCTGTTCATCGATCGCAGCAAGAACAGGAGCCGCGCCTGGTGCGACATGGCGATCTGCGGCAACCGCGCCAAGGCGAACCGGCACTATCGCCGCAAGAAGGAGGAGACGCCATGA